In Maridesulfovibrio sp., a single genomic region encodes these proteins:
- the dinB gene encoding DNA polymerase IV: MQKYIMHIDMDAFFASVEQLDNPELRGKPVGVGSLHKRAVLSAASYEARKFGVRSAMPVHQALKLCPGLQVVSGSRERYKEISRQVMAVLGNYSPVVEQASIDEAYLDITGTEKLFGPPLELARSVKRDILAATGLTASVGIAPVKFLAKIASDLDKPDGISIIEAGQVQEFLKTLPVEKIPGVGKKGLPRLRSFGIRFAADLRRYPAAFWKERFGERGLVLHEKGAGIDPTPVTVGSPMKSSSAENTFGEDVSDPHVLKTLLLKQSERIAADIRKHGLKGRTVTLKIKFPDFRQITRSRTLENRTSNSGVIFRTGCELLDGEGVLGPVRLIGIGISNFGERVRQLSLLDDEHGREDSERLDRLDKAVDQVRLKFGRNILTRGRLLEDERKD; this comes from the coding sequence ATGCAGAAGTACATAATGCACATAGACATGGATGCCTTTTTCGCATCCGTGGAACAGCTGGATAACCCGGAACTGCGGGGAAAGCCGGTGGGGGTGGGTTCGCTGCACAAAAGGGCGGTGTTAAGCGCTGCTTCCTACGAGGCCCGGAAATTCGGTGTGCGCTCTGCAATGCCTGTCCATCAGGCTCTCAAGCTATGTCCCGGCCTGCAGGTCGTGTCCGGCAGCAGGGAGCGCTACAAGGAAATCTCCCGGCAGGTCATGGCCGTGCTGGGCAATTATTCCCCGGTGGTGGAGCAGGCCTCCATTGATGAAGCCTATCTGGACATTACCGGCACGGAAAAGCTGTTCGGTCCGCCGCTTGAACTGGCCCGATCGGTCAAAAGGGATATTCTGGCTGCTACCGGGCTTACCGCTTCCGTAGGCATTGCCCCGGTGAAGTTTCTGGCCAAGATCGCCTCCGATCTTGATAAGCCGGACGGAATATCCATAATCGAGGCCGGGCAGGTTCAGGAATTTCTTAAAACGCTGCCTGTGGAGAAAATTCCCGGAGTCGGTAAAAAGGGACTGCCCCGGCTCAGATCTTTCGGAATAAGGTTTGCTGCAGACCTGCGCCGCTATCCGGCTGCGTTCTGGAAAGAGCGGTTCGGCGAGAGAGGGCTGGTGCTTCATGAAAAGGGTGCCGGAATTGATCCCACCCCGGTCACCGTGGGCAGCCCCATGAAATCTTCAAGCGCGGAAAATACGTTCGGCGAGGATGTTTCCGATCCTCATGTGCTTAAAACCCTTTTGCTCAAGCAGTCCGAGCGCATCGCTGCCGACATCAGGAAACACGGCCTCAAGGGGCGCACGGTAACGCTCAAGATCAAGTTTCCGGATTTCAGGCAGATTACCCGCAGCCGGACATTGGAAAATCGTACCTCCAATTCCGGGGTTATTTTCAGGACCGGATGCGAACTGCTGGACGGCGAAGGGGTTCTCGGTCCGGTGCGGTTGATCGGCATAGGAATTTCAAATTTCGGTGAGCGGGTCCGTCAGCTTTCACTGCTGGACGATGAGCATGGCCGTGAAGACAGTGAACGGCTGGACCGTCTGGACAAGGCTGTGGATCAGGTCCGCCTGAAATTCGGACGTAATATTCTCACCCGCGGGCGGTTGCTGGAAGATGAGCGCAAGGACTGA
- the cobM gene encoding precorrin-4 C(11)-methyltransferase — MSKVYFIGAGPGDPELITVKGQRIIAEAGLVLYAGSLVPREVIAGAAKNARVEDSASMSLQETHELMLEHASRGETVARVHTGDPALYGAVQEQVRLLERDGIDFEIIPGVTSACAAAAASRASFTVPGGTQTLILTRMEGRTPVPESEGLEKLAAHNSAMAIYLSAGNPSGIQERLLAGGMDGATPVILGHRIGWPDEKSVETVLENLADTAVRNGFTRQTVFLILPGRNSESESLLYDAGFSHMFRDGSLENV; from the coding sequence ATGAGCAAAGTCTATTTTATAGGTGCAGGCCCGGGAGATCCTGAACTGATCACCGTGAAGGGGCAGCGGATAATTGCCGAGGCGGGATTGGTTCTTTACGCCGGATCGCTTGTTCCTCGGGAGGTCATCGCCGGGGCAGCGAAGAATGCCCGGGTTGAGGACTCGGCGTCCATGTCCCTGCAGGAAACGCATGAACTTATGCTTGAACACGCATCGAGAGGGGAAACTGTAGCGCGGGTGCATACCGGCGATCCGGCTCTCTACGGGGCGGTGCAGGAACAGGTCCGGCTGCTTGAGCGCGACGGCATAGATTTCGAGATAATTCCGGGGGTCACCTCGGCCTGTGCCGCGGCTGCGGCATCGCGGGCATCCTTCACCGTGCCCGGCGGCACCCAGACACTGATTCTGACCCGCATGGAAGGCCGCACCCCGGTTCCGGAAAGTGAAGGGCTGGAAAAACTGGCCGCACACAATTCGGCCATGGCCATATATTTATCCGCCGGAAATCCCTCCGGCATACAGGAACGGCTCCTTGCCGGAGGAATGGACGGGGCCACTCCGGTAATCCTAGGTCATCGTATCGGCTGGCCGGATGAAAAATCGGTTGAAACCGTGCTGGAGAACCTTGCTGATACAGCCGTGCGGAACGGTTTCACCCGGCAGACAGTTTTTCTCATTCTGCCGGGCAGGAATTCGGAATCTGAATCCCTTCTTTATGATGCCGGTTTCAGCCATATGTTCAGGGACGGAAGTCTTGAAAATGTTTAG
- the cbiE gene encoding precorrin-6y C5,15-methyltransferase (decarboxylating) subunit CbiE has translation MYTLRMKHPLYIVGLYPGSLEPPVAASGIISGADVLSGGKRLLESFPEFSGEVLPFVSPLSDYARELQKRIDAGKRVVLLADGDPCMFGVGRSLLPLMGADNVRIIPSPSAVQIGASRLGLSQGELEILSLHGRSDFSPLYAALQRGRDCAIYTDRVNDPESIACRLLEKGVDNYSMSVLEELGTDSEKITRGTLESFSGFRCADLNIVILTRTGDDGPLRLFGREEESFVRSNGLITKLPARATGLALMDLRRGQTVWDLGAGCGSVSVEGSFLAGDSRFFAVEKDPGRIEMIRENIGRFRAWTVEPVSGTMPDVLKGLPDPDRIFMGGGIGRDDSVIREASRRLKPGGRMVVHAILMGSIQRTRDTFDSLGWDWQAVQLQSSVSESLVGDIRFRAHNPVTVIWADKPAGS, from the coding sequence TTGTATACATTGCGCATGAAACATCCTTTGTACATTGTGGGGCTTTACCCGGGCTCACTTGAGCCGCCAGTTGCCGCATCCGGGATTATCTCCGGGGCCGATGTGCTGAGCGGAGGCAAAAGGCTGCTGGAATCCTTTCCGGAATTCAGCGGCGAAGTGCTCCCTTTTGTGTCACCCCTGTCCGATTACGCACGGGAACTGCAGAAAAGGATCGACGCCGGAAAACGCGTCGTTCTGCTGGCTGACGGGGACCCGTGCATGTTCGGCGTCGGCAGATCCCTCCTGCCCCTGATGGGGGCGGATAATGTGCGGATAATTCCTTCGCCCTCAGCCGTACAGATCGGAGCATCCAGACTGGGGTTGAGCCAGGGAGAATTGGAAATCCTGTCGCTGCATGGCCGCAGTGATTTTTCCCCGCTCTACGCCGCCTTGCAACGCGGCAGGGATTGCGCCATATATACCGACCGCGTGAATGATCCTGAATCCATCGCCTGCAGGCTGCTGGAAAAAGGGGTGGATAACTATTCCATGTCCGTTCTGGAGGAACTTGGTACGGATTCGGAAAAAATCACCCGCGGCACACTGGAAAGCTTCAGCGGATTCAGGTGTGCGGATTTGAATATTGTAATTCTTACCCGCACCGGGGATGACGGGCCTTTGCGTTTATTCGGACGCGAGGAGGAATCCTTTGTCCGCAGCAACGGGCTGATTACCAAATTACCGGCGCGGGCAACAGGACTGGCGCTTATGGACCTCCGCAGGGGACAGACCGTATGGGATCTTGGCGCCGGCTGCGGGTCGGTATCCGTGGAGGGATCTTTTCTTGCCGGGGATTCGCGTTTTTTTGCCGTGGAAAAAGATCCCGGACGGATTGAGATGATCCGCGAGAATATTGGCCGGTTCAGAGCCTGGACCGTGGAGCCGGTCTCCGGAACCATGCCGGACGTATTGAAGGGCCTCCCGGACCCTGACCGTATTTTCATGGGTGGAGGTATAGGGCGTGACGATTCGGTCATACGGGAAGCTTCGCGTCGGCTGAAGCCCGGAGGACGCATGGTCGTCCACGCCATTCTGATGGGCAGCATTCAGCGCACAAGGGATACTTTCGATTCGCTCGGCTGGGACTGGCAGGCCGTACAGCTCCAGAGTTCCGTTTCCGAGTCCCTTGTAGGGGACATACGTTTCAGGGCGCATAATCCTGTGACCGTTATCTGGGCCGACAAACCGGCAGGGTCATAA